Genomic window (Diceros bicornis minor isolate mBicDic1 unplaced genomic scaffold, mDicBic1.mat.cur scaffold_97_ctg1, whole genome shotgun sequence):
gcttgagctaaaatcctcctccctggaagtattcctcatcaggttccagctgtgccttttccgggttccctgagccgctgtctcatccaggacaggagacgtcaatgcggggacagaagccagaggaagcagggctccagctccccctcacagctcattctcttcccttccccaggaatgcgaaggcctgaggaacctttcctctctccatacgatcttctgggctctggagggcccctccattaAACGTTTAAAAGatacgtggagacaggtgtccaggtgggtaggcctctctccatgcgagcaccacctgggtggaccagacaccccccacagggctggcattgcccttcagtcagttgggacctcctgggagacagcaaaccctggggatagggtctgacctggttggcaggcttcaagtctttctgaaaacttaggccagtggttctgcctcaggaatcagtttccctaagtgacagatcatggcttgaaccaaattgaagattttcaagtgtttgcagcaacagaactctctgtccacgtgaaattaagactgtttaaaacatatctgtggagaaaataagagaatggaggccccaggtgacaataggagagcccctccccattcccagacacctcagggctcagacgacacagtgaaaatgctcatccaggctgtctggatcttctgggttttcaaacaaaagggatttaccctaaaaccactccacagtgtttctttcgttttttccctcctcaggaagaactgtgaaATAGTTAAAACGatcttccaaacatgccaccgggagagcaggaagcttctcaaggaggtgagtggaggctggagatctggaaggacgggaggtgaggtggggagggaccaggcaggatgtgctttggtaagtttttcacttaaggttccccgagaaataacggtctgtcttgtccagctggacaggaagcaggggtgtgagctgcaggggcaggtggggactgtttggggcaggaggccttggtcacgggatacagtggtgtcacctggactgttccaagaggtgaagagctggcagaatgagcaggtgtctggcttccatgcggacccatcagctggccctcatcatcctccaggctggcgggtggatggagtgggtgggggttcctttcttcctaaagcagcccagtctgtcctcaggaagccaggcccctgctgctccttctgtcttcactgcacctcgcaggggagggcactctgcctgccccagggatgggcactgtgaggtcacacaggccttgtggacacaggggctgcacagccatgggccaaatggtggatctgggacagaactgtgtgctctctgggactgtgcagtctagcccgatagtggtcactgctgacaaaccagtgagtctcccccggtgccttgtcgacaaggatacgccccagatggcaatgagtattatcagggaacctacagattcttaatggaccttcctgacagattcttaatggcctccatcgaggccctggcaggaggggcctaaggattgtacaaaggctcagaccacagacttcaaacatgagagctgagaaaggagaagggacattagaagtttccatgtgaaaaaggatgcaaatgtcaccattacacagttgccgtggtcaccccctaaactgtcactcagatgtggcgcaagggggtccccttcttgagtgaataaaggaggagatCTTTGCAGGGACCAttctgaggggatcctagggagctgaggcctttggcatgacctcaggtccagcctggtgtcagagaatcccagggggctggaaaatacagaagccacttgcatgggaccccgagaaaccttgtgcctctccatccatggctcaggttgactgagggcctcaacacaccccgagagtccagaggccaggacattggtcagaggtgtggctggagaaggagtgaaggccaggggccagggcttctggctgcgagggggagcggtctcctctgtgggccccttagcaattcactgcccctctgtgggcctcggtctcttcatctgggaaatggagggacatgatctgtggtgcaggcctcacaggggtgatgaggtacaagggggagaggaatgtgcaggagctttgtgctcctcctcctcgaggggagaggggacagcactggtgacagtcagaggatactgagtcctcaggggaccctgggaggcatggggagtcctcctcacactttcctgatgaggagagaggcttaggggcctgggcaggcctgagggcacagaggagggagtgttggagctgggagtgatctagcatcagggcaccctggaatgggagcagccatagacaccagatggccagggtccaagatcagggccatgggagacacggggaagggaacttggcctccctgagcctgtccttgaccctgcaggaggtgtcatctgtgagggccacccatgAGATAGACctgcagggagcccaggagaggcagcagcagcaggtgaggtggcctgagggggagggtccaggtgtcagaggaggggtcactctcctcacggctggaggcttccctaagagaggggtccctcctcctctagcccagctcctggagcccaagagcctgaaatgcctgccctggaagtgaccaggaggaggcctggaagggctgggcccaggatgggttagggaggggaggggcagggaccacataccctgggatttgccaaaagccgcccctgggaggtgactggggaagttgggtggccCTGGAGGGGGCAACGGGGGGGAGGCCGTGGAGGGTcccaggctgttctctgtgggagtctgtggtgggcaggaggctggggtgaagggatttgggggagggtccatgggggcacctgagaggtgggactcatctcaccactcccaccctgatttcacagggtgtcgtccccttcttgggcatgttcctctatcacctgaagctgctggacattgggatggcggatgatctggaagtgagtgagcctggagatggggacagggagcaggatcctgaggtttgggtggcgagagccctgcactgggacctgagctctcagtatctggcaaacctcctctcatgagagccccatagccacccctgggagctggggagtctggcccatcttagcaatgcgtgaatagacgctccgcataagccccccaccagtctacctgggctggtgaagctcatagctgcctgcctgcagagctgcaggaggctgtgtctgagatggattcagcctccccctcgggccctgcccctgggggagtgccatcagcccctgcaagtgaggaagcacttctgtgttccagctgtcccttcctccctgaggcctcagtctccccgtctgtcatcagagagggtgtgctacataaggtctctggcctcagctcccctgtccctcctgccctggagcccagagcctggcccagtgtcaagttctctttgtggaaggtctgccctctgctgggccctcacattcctgcagcctgagaaggggtgggatgggggttggttctgggcttagggggctgtttctgatggacattggctgtctcccttccagggaagtcgggtcaacttccagaaatggtgtgaggtgtACAGCTATGGGGAGAGTGGGGATGTGGAAATtagagacctcccctggcaagactttctgtggcctcatcccttgggtcttacatttattgggagagtcagatccacaaagctggggatcccatcacgttggtgggtgcgggaggggctggcatcaaggacaccttcgtggatgaggaactaattcaagccaactgtgaggacaggcaagtcctgaatggagtgggaaggaaggagggttcccgagtgagcacagaccccagaccagatcctcattctgcacaagtccctggcagtgttccccacccaagccctctCTGcgtcctgtccttcctcccagaaattcaaagtcatccgtaggatccagctgctccagcaggctgcaaatgcatatgacctggagcccgatgagcgatttggggcctggttccaggccatggagcccatcagtgtccatgagaggtgagggggacaggagttgggtgagggcaggacagactctctctgatggccagctccagagcctgtggcctggctccctgatcagcctcagaactcgtagtgtggtgacccatggggcaccaggactcagctgctggcaggctctgggaggggcacctgaggtgtggctcctggtagctcacaggtccactctgtcctgtagctactgggtctcctgccggctggagcccgcacaccagaaggcgagcaaaatgcggctcttcaggagaaagaggaaccggacatcctccagtttagggccgagtgagtgtcaggagcagcagcgactaaatccaggggctcagtacagcttcgggctaagcatgggcctggatcccagctccagtgctgaccaggcctgggacaggccgctcccctcttctctctgggACTTGGTTGCCTCCTcttaaatgggtgatgctaaatgatgcctcccccatcagggacaaacggggtgctgttgatggactgagcactcggcacagggtttggataagagtgaaggggggcagggaggtgtgccgtgaatctcagggaggcaccccaaaatagtctgtttcttctcttcagccaccgtgcccttggcgatgagccataaccctctggagaccacaagttcagctcctcctgagcagcagggccactgggaccctcggggtgcaccgggtcagctcttccccccccaccccaagtaaaggaggacatctgaagactttccctggtttcccctaaagccccagatggagggcacgacccccctccaaatccctgacatctccaccccagggactgtttatccattgaggaggagcattagtatatgtttaagagtaaatatcagatttgaatgttgcagtaagttctgtttctgtcacagcctgggtgttgcggtgtggttctttcacttctcatgctcatgtaaatgagacacagcatcTCACATTctgccttgaattaagaactcatgtatggtcagagcttatggtatgtgggagaagggaggacggccagtcccctccctggctactgaatgacactctcaagtcccccttcctcagaggacaggtgcattt
Coding sequences:
- the LOC131403983 gene encoding ral guanine nucleotide dissociation stimulator-like, which gives rise to MFLYHLKLLDIGMADDLEGSRVNFQKWCEKFKVIRRIQLLQQAANAYDLEPDERFGAWFQAMEPISVHESYWVSCRLEPAHQKASKMRLFRRKRNRTSSSLGPTTVPLAMSHNPLETTSSAPPEQQGHWDPRGAPGQLFPPHPK